A window of Sphingobacterium kitahiroshimense genomic DNA:
TTTCGACTGTTCATCAAAATTTACTTTAGAAAGAACAGACTTAATACGAGCGTAAGTGTATTGGATAAAAGGACCTGTATTTCCTTGAAAATCAACAGACTCTTTCGGATCGAACAATAAACGTTTTTTGGGATCAACTTTCAATAAGAAATATTTCAAAGCCCCCATACCGATGGTATTATAAAGTGCATTTTTATTTTCTTCAGACAAGCCCTCCGTTTTACCCAGTTCCTCTGTGCGCTCTTTCGCTGTTTCGATCATCTCACTCATCAAATCATCAGCATCTACAACTGTACCTTCACGCGATTTCATCTTTCCAGAAGGTAAATCGACCATCCCGTAAGATAAATGGAATAAGCCATCTGCCCAAGATTTACCAAGTTTTTTTAAGATCAAAAACAATACTTTAAAATGGTAATCTTGTTCGTTACCGACCACATAAATAGAATCATTCATCTTGAACTCATCGTATTTCAATTGAGCTGTACCTAAATCTTGAGTAATATATACAGAAGTACCATCGCCTCGCAGGACAAGCTTTTCATCCAATCCGTCGGCAGTTAAGTCAATCCAAACAGAGTTATCTTCTTTCTTAAAGAAAACACCACTATCTAAACCCTCTTGAATGATATCTTTTCCTAACAAATACGTATTTGATTCATAATAATATTTATCAAAGTTAACACCTAGTTGCTTATACGTTTTTTCAAAACCAGCATATACCCAGGTATTCATTGTTTTCCAAAGATCAATCACAGCCTCATCACCAGCTTCCCATTGCTGTAACATCGCTTGTGCTTCTTTAATCAATGGCGCATTCTTCTTAGCCTCATCTTCAGTTTGACCTTCAACTTTGAGTGTTTCTATTTCTTTTTTATATTCTTTATCAAAAACTACATAATATTTACCCACCAAATGGTCACCTTTCATACCCGTAGACTCAGGAGTTTCTCCATTTCCGAATTTTTGCCATGCAAGCATAGATTTACAGATATGAATACCGCGATCATTTACCAGATTGGCTTTTATGACATCAT
This region includes:
- the argS gene encoding arginine--tRNA ligase, whose translation is MANSIQNRLIEVTVQAVKQLYNADISENQIALQETRKEFEGQITIVTFPVTRFSKKSPEQTGTEIGEYLKTHISAITDFNVIKGFLNICLSDEYWISLLNETIVKSDFGVFPSNGKKLMVEYSSPNTNKPLHLGHIRNNLLGYSVAELLKAYGYDVIKANLVNDRGIHICKSMLAWQKFGNGETPESTGMKGDHLVGKYYVVFDKEYKKEIETLKVEGQTEDEAKKNAPLIKEAQAMLQQWEAGDEAVIDLWKTMNTWVYAGFEKTYKQLGVNFDKYYYESNTYLLGKDIIQEGLDSGVFFKKEDNSVWIDLTADGLDEKLVLRGDGTSVYITQDLGTAQLKYDEFKMNDSIYVVGNEQDYHFKVLFLILKKLGKSWADGLFHLSYGMVDLPSGKMKSREGTVVDADDLMSEMIETAKERTEELGKTEGLSEENKNALYNTIGMGALKYFLLKVDPKKRLLFDPKESVDFQGNTGPFIQYTYARIKSVLSKVNFDEQSKVSVPVSISAYERDLIMTLGNFPSIIAISAQEFSPAQMSNYIYDVAKLYNKFYHEETILKAEIEEVKNFRLHLSASAAKVIAKGMSLLGIEVPERM